AAATGCAACACGTATTGTATTCCACTAACCGTACAGATGCGCCACATAATCCCCATACCCATTGTACATTCGGGTCGGCACGCGATCCATCGTCCCGATCAACCGCTCCGTTGCCTGAGACCAGCGCGGGTGTGGCACATTGGGATTTACATTAGACCAAAAATCGTACTCAGCAGGCGCCACCTTGTTCCAGAACGTCGGAGGTTGCCGTTTGGTGAACTCGATCTTCACAATGGACTTAATACTCTTATATCCGTATTTCCACGGCGTAACCAACCGAATGGGTGCCCCGTGCTGTTTGGGCAACGCATGACCGTAAATACCCGTCGTGAGCAACGTCAGTTCATTCGTCGCCTCTTCCATTGTCAAGCCCTCAAAATAAGGCCACGGATACCAGGACTGCGTCTTGATGCCCGGTGCCTGATCCGGACGATTGAACGTCACCATCCGCACGTATTTTGCCGACGACGTGGGCTGTACATAATCGATCAACGCCTTCATTGGAAACCCCGTCCACGGCACCGTCATCGCCCATGCTTCCACGCACCGAAACCGATACACGCGCTCTTCCAGCGCGAACCGCTTGAGCAAATCATCCAGGTCATACGTCCCGGCCTTCTCCACATAACCCGAAATCTCAATCTCCCAGGGGCGCACCTCAAACTTATCCGTCAACTCGTGGACCTTGCCCTTATTCGTGGTAAACTCGTAAAAATTATTGTACCGCGCGGCAACCTTCTCCTCCGTCAATTCCCGCTCCACCGTGTACTTTTCATTGCGCTTTGCCGGATACAAACCCGGCAGCGACGGGGGAACTTCCACCTCAAACTCATCTTCTGCCATCGCGCAACCCGCACCAATCACCGCACTCGCGCCCGCAACACCTATAGCCTGCATAAAGCGCCGACGATTCAGGTAAATGTCTTCAGGCGTAACCTCACCTTCGGACAACTGCCAGCCTTTGGGAATATGGATAAAAGCCATCGCATGCCTCCATTTTTTTTTACGGAGAATTACCGCTGATCCATCGCCACATAATCGCGTTTATCTGATCCGGTATAAATCTGGCGCGGACGGGCGATCTTCTGTTCGCTATCCCCCAGCATCTCTTTCCACTGCGCCAGCCAGCCGCACGACCGTCCCACTGCAAATAACACCGTCATCATCCGCGTGGGCAATCCAATCGCCTGATAAATAATACCCGAATAAAAATCCACATTGGGATACAACTGACGCGAAATAAAATACTCCTCCTGCAGGGCAATCCGCTCCAACTCCAGCGCAATATCAATCAGGGGATTTTTACCCGTCACCTCAAACACACTATACGCGGTCTCTTTGACAATCGCCGCCCTGGGATCGTAATTCTTGTAAACCCGATGCCCAAACCCCTGCAACACCACCTCTTTGTTCTCCACCCGTTCGATATAAGCCGGCACCTTATCCACAGAGCCGATCTCATTGAGCATATTGAGCACGGCTTCATTCGCGCCCCCGTGTGCCGGACCGTAAAGCGCCGCTGCTGCACCGGCCATAGATGAATACGGATCTGCCCCTCCACTGGCAATACCCCGCATGATACTGGTAGATAAATTCTGACCGTGATCGGCGTGCAAAATGAGCAACACTTCCAGCGCGCGCTCGAGCACCGGATCAGCCCGGTACGCCTCCCCCTCTGCCCCAAACAACATATTCAAAAAATTGCCGTAAAACCCCAACCCGGGATCTGACGACACATAAGGCGAGCCAGCACTGCGGCGATGCACCGCAGCACCTATGGTCGCAACATTGCCGATCAACCGACAAATATGACGAATCTGTGCCTCTTCGGTTCCAAAATCTCCCTCATCGTCGTAAAAAACCGACAGTGCCCCCAGCGCACCCACCAGCATACCCATCGTATGAGACCCTTTGGGAAAACCATCGATAAAAGACAAAATATCGTCTGAAATCACCGTTTGAGAATTTACCTGCTCGGAAAATCCATCCAATTGATCGCGGCTGGGCAACTCGCCATAAACCAGCAAATAAGCCACTTCGAGATAAGAAGACGCCGCCACCAACTGCTCAATGGGATACCCGCGATAGCGCAAAATCCCCTTCGCCCCATCGATATACGTAACCGCACTGCTGCAAGACGCCGTATTGACATACGACGGGTCGTATCCCAACAGGCCAAAATCATTATCCGAACCCTTGATTTGGTTCAAATCTGCCGAACGCACATGGGCACCGTCCTCAGAATACGTGCCATAAGTAATAGGTAAATCATACTTTTTATCTGTCCGATTATCAATAACTTTAAGTGAATCCTTGCTCATCACAAGCCCCTTTCTCATAATCCACCCATTTGGAGGAGAATTGTTCTGCTATTGCGCTATAACCTGATAAACTCTACGCGAAATGCTCTCATCTGCAGGATCGGACGCCACAGAAACCGCATCAAAAACGCGCTGCAATGCCCGTTCATAAGATGCCCCACCCCCACAAATCGCAAGTGCCCCGCCCACCCGAAGTCGCATTTGCAACACGCGCAACATCGACAAACTGTAAGCCTGACGATTCCCTGCTCGCGCCACCTGATCTGGCCCAACATCAATATGCATCGCAATACCGTGATAATTGCGCGGAGAACCCTGCACATAAGAACAAAAATCGCCCACAATAAGCTCGACTCGTGCGTCATTCAGCAAATCGGCATTGGTCAAAAAGGTGCGATTCCATTCTACAATTTGCGGTTCAATTTCCACCACACAAACGGACTGCACAGCCCTGTGCTTCAGCACCTGCCGCAACGTCACGCCCAATCCAAGCCCACCGATCAACACATCGGCATATCTCTGACCTGGAGAAATGCCAGATAGCGCGAGATCGGCAAGTGCGATCTCCAAATTGGAACTGCTACTCGCAATCACACACCCATTTATAGAAAGCACATGATGCACCTGCTCGTCAACCGTCACCGCGTCAAGCCGAAAATTTCCATTTTGCGTCTGGACCGATGCCACATGACCTGACGTACTATCGCTCTGCATTCATCGCGCCTTTTTTTCTAAAAAACCAATTTGAGCCAGTGTTACAATATAACGGAGATTCCAAAATTTTCAAACACATTTGGTCGGAAAACGGGATCATTACCCACTTGATTTTTCAAACGCGAATCCCTTTATTGACGCACCGCCCAACAGGAATACATTTATGAGTCAACACATCGGCAACATTGAAATCATTGCAACACACATCCCCCGGGGGCATTATCGCTCAGTGCTCTTTGATTTTGACGGCACATTGTCGCTCATTCGCCAGGGCTGGCGCGAAATCATGATCCCCATGATGGTCGAAGTACTCTCCGAACTCAACACCGGCGAAACCGAAGCGGAACACCGCGTTCTGGTCACCGAATTTATCGACCGCCTCACCGGCAAACAAACCATCTACCAGATGATTCAGCTCTGTGAAGAAATCCAAAAACGCGGTGGCACACCAGACGATCCGCTCGCCTACAAACAGCGTTTTCACGACCTGCTCAACGCCCACATAGACCATCGCATTCGCGGCCTCGAAACCGGCGAAATTGATCCCAATGACCTCATGCTACCCCATACCCGCGCACTGCTCGACAATCTATCCAACCGCGGCCTGGTACTTTATTTAGCCAGCGGCACCGACCTCGTCTTTGTCCGCCGCGAAGTCGAATTACTGGGCCTTACGACCTACTTTGAAGACCGCGTCTTTGGCGCATTGGACCAGCACGAAAATTTTTCCAAAGCCATGGTCATTCAGAACATGCTCAAAACCCACGCCATAGACGGCTCCGAACTCCTCGGTTTTGGCGATGGATACGTCGAAATCGAAAACGTAAAAGCTGTGGGCGGCACCGCAGTCGGCGTTGCATCAGACGAAGTCAAACGCAAAGGCATCAACGCCTGGAAACGAAACCGCCTCATCGAAGTCGGTGCAGATATCATCATCCCGGAATACCGCGAGCAAAAAACCCTCATCGCGTATCTGTGTGATTAACCACCCTAAAGGAGTTAACATGAAAATCACCAAACTCGAAACCTTTCTCGTCAAACCGCGCTGGCTCTTTCTCAAAATGCACACAGACGAGGGCCTCATTGGCCTTGGCGAACCCATCCTCGAAGGACGCGCCCGTACCTGCGCTCAAGCCGTAGCAGAACTCGAACCCTATCTCATCGGCAAAGACCCCCGTCGCGTGGTGCATCACTGGCAGGCCATGTATCGCCATGCATTTTATCGCGGCGGACCCATTCTCACCAGCGCTCTATCGGGGGTCGAACAAGCACTTTGGGACCTCGCCGGAAAAGCCGCAGACATGCCCGTCTATGAAATGCTCGGCGGGCCCCTGCGCGACCGCATAAAAATGTACAAAGGCACGGGAGGAGGAGGCACACCCGAACAGGCTGCTGCCGCAGTAAAAGAACGCAAAAAGCAGGGATTTATCGCCATAAAGACCGGACCGGCCAAAATTCGCCCGGCGCGCATTGTCGAATCCCCGGCCTTTATCGATCACGCCGTCGAAACATTTGCCGCCATGCGCGAAGCGGGCGGGCCGGACTTTGACATCGCCATCGACTTTCACGGCGCCATATCACCGCAAACCGCCGCCATACTCATCAAAGCACTGGAACCCTATCAGCCGATGTTTGTCGAAGAACCCATCCAGTGTCAAGACATAGAAGGCATGGCAGAACTCGCACGCAAAACCCACTTGCCCATCGCAACAGGCGAACGCATCTTCACCAAATGGGGCTTCCGCGACCTCCTCGAAAAACGCGCCTGTTCCATCATACAGCCCGACCTGTCACACGCTGGCGGCATCTTCGAGACCCGTCTGATCGCAGGCATGGCAGAATCCTATTACGCAGCCGTTGCCCCGCACTGTCCGCTCGGCCCCATTTCATTAGCCGCCTGCATCCAGCTCGACGCCAGCATACCCAACTTTCTCGCGCAAGAACACACCATGTTTGGCGAAGACTATCTCAAAGAACCGTTCCAATTCAAAGACGGCTACGTCGAATTGCCCAAAGGTCCCGGCCTTGGCATTGAACTGGACGACGACAAAATGGAAGACAAAATTGGCCACGACTGGACCAATCAAAGATCCCTTCATCCCGATGACGGATCGGTCGTTGATTGGTAAAATAGTTTCTTAAGGAGACCGCATGTCACAACTCACCGGAAAAGTCGCGCTCGTCACCGGCAGTGGGCGGGGTATTGGTCGCGCTATTGCCATCGCCTTTGCCACAGAGGGAGCCGACCTCATACTCGCCGCACGCACCGCAGAACAACTCGACGCCGTTGCCGAAGAAATTCGCGCCCTCGGTCGCAAAGTTCTGTCCGTACCCACCGATGTCACCAACCGCCAGAGCGTAGATGCATTGGCAGAAAAAGTCCGCGGAAAATTTGACCGCCTGGACATCCTCGTCAACAACGCGGGCGGCGGCATAGAGCGCAACAGTATCCTCGACAGCAATCCCGATGTCTGGATCGAAGACGTCACGGTAAACTGCATCAGCGCCTACCTCGTCTCGCACGCCCTGCTACCCCTCATGATTGACTCCGGCGGTGGCAGAGTCATCAACGTGGGATCGGGCATGGGCCACCGCCCCACAGCGAGCAATTCTGCGTATCACGTTGGCAAAGCCGGCATGTGGATGTTCACCCAATGTCTATCAGAAGAAGTCTGGGAACACAATATCACAGTCAACGAACTCATCCCCGGGCCGGTAGCCACACATCTTACCGGCGGTCGCATGAGAGTGGGCGGTCCACCACCCTTCGCCCCCAGCGAAGTCGTCAAAGCACCCGAAGACGTCGTCCCACTCGCGCTCTTCTTAGCCACCCAACCCGACGGGGGACCGACCGCTCAAACCTTCAGCCTGACCCGTCGCCCGATTTAACCTCATCCCAAAAGGAACAACTATGTCAAAAAAAATCATCGCCTATGGCATGGACGGATTCATCACCCCCATGATGAAATACTTTGCCGACGAAGGCGTTATCCCAACTTTTAAACGCCTGCTCGACGAGGGCGCAGTCAACGAAACCTTCCCCTCCTTCCCGGTCTGGACACCCACCAACTGGGCAACCCTCTCCACTGGCGCGCACACCGGCACCCACAGCGTCACGCGCTGGCGCGTCGAAGTAGGTCCCGG
The Gemmatimonadota bacterium genome window above contains:
- the msrP gene encoding protein-methionine-sulfoxide reductase catalytic subunit MsrP, with protein sequence MAFIHIPKGWQLSEGEVTPEDIYLNRRRFMQAIGVAGASAVIGAGCAMAEDEFEVEVPPSLPGLYPAKRNEKYTVERELTEEKVAARYNNFYEFTTNKGKVHELTDKFEVRPWEIEISGYVEKAGTYDLDDLLKRFALEERVYRFRCVEAWAMTVPWTGFPMKALIDYVQPTSSAKYVRMVTFNRPDQAPGIKTQSWYPWPYFEGLTMEEATNELTLLTTGIYGHALPKQHGAPIRLVTPWKYGYKSIKSIVKIEFTKRQPPTFWNKVAPAEYDFWSNVNPNVPHPRWSQATERLIGTMDRVPTRMYNGYGDYVAHLYG
- a CDS encoding citrate synthase, with the protein product MSKDSLKVIDNRTDKKYDLPITYGTYSEDGAHVRSADLNQIKGSDNDFGLLGYDPSYVNTASCSSAVTYIDGAKGILRYRGYPIEQLVAASSYLEVAYLLVYGELPSRDQLDGFSEQVNSQTVISDDILSFIDGFPKGSHTMGMLVGALGALSVFYDDEGDFGTEEAQIRHICRLIGNVATIGAAVHRRSAGSPYVSSDPGLGFYGNFLNMLFGAEGEAYRADPVLERALEVLLILHADHGQNLSTSIMRGIASGGADPYSSMAGAAAALYGPAHGGANEAVLNMLNEIGSVDKVPAYIERVENKEVVLQGFGHRVYKNYDPRAAIVKETAYSVFEVTGKNPLIDIALELERIALQEEYFISRQLYPNVDFYSGIIYQAIGLPTRMMTVLFAVGRSCGWLAQWKEMLGDSEQKIARPRQIYTGSDKRDYVAMDQR
- a CDS encoding HAD family hydrolase, translating into MSQHIGNIEIIATHIPRGHYRSVLFDFDGTLSLIRQGWREIMIPMMVEVLSELNTGETEAEHRVLVTEFIDRLTGKQTIYQMIQLCEEIQKRGGTPDDPLAYKQRFHDLLNAHIDHRIRGLETGEIDPNDLMLPHTRALLDNLSNRGLVLYLASGTDLVFVRREVELLGLTTYFEDRVFGALDQHENFSKAMVIQNMLKTHAIDGSELLGFGDGYVEIENVKAVGGTAVGVASDEVKRKGINAWKRNRLIEVGADIIIPEYREQKTLIAYLCD
- the dgoD gene encoding galactonate dehydratase, encoding MKITKLETFLVKPRWLFLKMHTDEGLIGLGEPILEGRARTCAQAVAELEPYLIGKDPRRVVHHWQAMYRHAFYRGGPILTSALSGVEQALWDLAGKAADMPVYEMLGGPLRDRIKMYKGTGGGGTPEQAAAAVKERKKQGFIAIKTGPAKIRPARIVESPAFIDHAVETFAAMREAGGPDFDIAIDFHGAISPQTAAILIKALEPYQPMFVEEPIQCQDIEGMAELARKTHLPIATGERIFTKWGFRDLLEKRACSIIQPDLSHAGGIFETRLIAGMAESYYAAVAPHCPLGPISLAACIQLDASIPNFLAQEHTMFGEDYLKEPFQFKDGYVELPKGPGLGIELDDDKMEDKIGHDWTNQRSLHPDDGSVVDW
- a CDS encoding SDR family oxidoreductase, with the protein product MSQLTGKVALVTGSGRGIGRAIAIAFATEGADLILAARTAEQLDAVAEEIRALGRKVLSVPTDVTNRQSVDALAEKVRGKFDRLDILVNNAGGGIERNSILDSNPDVWIEDVTVNCISAYLVSHALLPLMIDSGGGRVINVGSGMGHRPTASNSAYHVGKAGMWMFTQCLSEEVWEHNITVNELIPGPVATHLTGGRMRVGGPPPFAPSEVVKAPEDVVPLALFLATQPDGGPTAQTFSLTRRPI